A part of Streptomyces sp. NBC_00557 genomic DNA contains:
- a CDS encoding DUF4383 domain-containing protein, translating into MATHAPVHARPRRRISFDEHLPVDHKLNTVYRIGAGLIGAFLVVFGILGLINHIGFFSLSGDRVAGLNTNGTLSVLSIAVGAVLLAGMVVGGNVASTLNMVFGVLFLLNGFLFLGLLDTNYNFLAFRIPNVFFSFVVGLLLMTFGMYGRVGSSLPHDNPYWRARHPDPRTEPPGREHETGTPPMTMPLPGKGTEEPGSRGAG; encoded by the coding sequence ATGGCCACACACGCACCAGTCCACGCGAGGCCGCGGCGGCGGATCTCGTTCGACGAGCACCTGCCCGTCGACCACAAGCTGAACACGGTCTACCGGATCGGCGCGGGGCTGATCGGCGCGTTCCTCGTCGTCTTCGGCATCCTGGGCCTGATCAACCACATCGGCTTCTTCAGCCTCAGCGGTGACCGCGTCGCCGGGCTGAACACCAACGGCACGCTGAGTGTGCTGTCGATCGCCGTCGGGGCGGTCCTGCTGGCCGGCATGGTGGTCGGCGGGAACGTGGCGTCGACGCTGAACATGGTGTTCGGCGTGCTGTTCCTGCTGAACGGCTTCCTGTTCCTGGGCCTGCTGGACACGAACTACAACTTCCTGGCGTTCAGGATCCCGAACGTGTTCTTCAGCTTCGTCGTCGGCCTGCTGCTGATGACCTTCGGCATGTACGGCCGGGTCGGCTCGAGCCTGCCGCACGACAACCCGTACTGGCGGGCCCGCCATCCCGATCCGCGCACCGAGCCGCCGGGGCGTGAGCACGAGACCGGTACGCCGCCGATGACGATGCCGCTGCCCGGCAAGGGCACGGAAGAGCCCGGGTCCCGCGGCGCCGGTTAA
- a CDS encoding FmdB family zinc ribbon protein, translating to MPRYEYRCRTCGDTFELNRPMAESAAPASCPAGHDDTVKLLSTVAVGGRAAATAPAPAGGGGGGCCGGGCCG from the coding sequence ATGCCTCGCTACGAGTACCGGTGCCGTACCTGCGGCGACACGTTCGAACTGAACCGTCCGATGGCCGAGTCGGCCGCGCCCGCGTCGTGCCCCGCGGGGCACGACGACACGGTCAAGCTGCTGTCCACCGTGGCGGTGGGCGGCAGGGCGGCAGCGACCGCTCCGGCGCCGGCCGGGGGCGGCGGCGGTGGCTGCTGCGGCGGTGGCTGCTGCGGGT